One window of Nocardioides dongkuii genomic DNA carries:
- a CDS encoding Kelch repeat-containing protein, translating to MRSRLLPALPALVLAAAGCGAETGTSDPPPASSAAASTVGPGWRTLPPGPLSGRIGSSVLGLDERHVLVVGGWEWLCPPTADCFYPDSPRLADGAVVDLATGEWREVADAPFGFSHAVGAVLDGDAFLLASCRSGADCTGPAELLRYDPDADTWDVLATVPRGRSGVSALVPYDGRLLAVSGTDEQGESADRLLDPVTGAGTDLPDDPLPEVFDRFVVADGDRLLAFGSTEGEGGGKLAAAYDGATGTWTRLPGAPSEGYQAWSVAGRVWLNGHFGDDGGAVLDPATGTWGPLPADRPSGAGDLAGVVGDGEAAYEYDHGWVVDAVRGRWVEVPDQTPATYDETVAAVGSALVVAGGQDWSERADGPAGRLVADVRVWRPKTG from the coding sequence ATGCGATCGCGCCTGCTGCCGGCCCTTCCCGCTCTCGTCCTGGCCGCGGCGGGATGCGGCGCGGAGACCGGCACGAGCGACCCCCCGCCCGCGTCGTCCGCAGCGGCGTCGACGGTCGGCCCGGGCTGGCGGACGCTGCCGCCGGGCCCGCTGAGCGGGCGCATCGGCTCCTCGGTGCTCGGCCTCGACGAGCGGCACGTCCTGGTCGTCGGCGGTTGGGAGTGGCTGTGCCCGCCGACCGCGGACTGCTTCTACCCCGACTCTCCCCGGCTGGCCGACGGTGCGGTCGTGGACCTGGCGACCGGGGAGTGGCGCGAGGTCGCGGACGCCCCCTTCGGGTTCAGCCATGCGGTCGGCGCGGTGCTCGACGGGGACGCCTTCCTCCTCGCGTCGTGCCGGTCGGGGGCGGACTGCACGGGCCCCGCGGAGCTGCTGCGCTACGACCCGGACGCCGACACCTGGGACGTCCTCGCCACGGTGCCGCGCGGGCGCAGCGGCGTCTCGGCCCTGGTGCCGTACGACGGGCGCCTGCTGGCCGTCTCGGGCACCGACGAGCAGGGCGAGAGCGCGGACCGGCTCCTCGACCCCGTCACCGGCGCCGGGACCGACCTGCCCGACGACCCGCTGCCGGAGGTCTTCGACCGGTTCGTCGTCGCCGACGGTGACCGGCTGCTCGCCTTCGGCTCGACCGAGGGGGAGGGGGGCGGCAAGCTCGCCGCGGCGTACGACGGCGCCACGGGGACGTGGACGAGGCTGCCGGGCGCCCCGTCGGAGGGCTACCAGGCGTGGAGCGTCGCGGGCCGGGTGTGGCTCAACGGCCACTTCGGCGACGACGGCGGCGCGGTGCTCGACCCCGCGACCGGCACCTGGGGCCCGTTGCCCGCCGACCGGCCGTCGGGCGCGGGCGATCTCGCGGGGGTCGTCGGCGACGGCGAGGCCGCCTACGAGTACGACCACGGCTGGGTCGTCGACGCGGTGCGCGGGCGCTGGGTGGAGGTCCCCGACCAGACCCCGGCGACGTACGACGAGACGGTGGCCGCCGTCGGGTCCGCGCTGGTGGTCGCGGGCGGGCAGGACTGGTCCGAGCGGGCGGACGGCCCGGCCGGTCGCCTGGTCGCCGACGTCCGGGTGTGGCGGCCGAAGACGGGCTGA
- a CDS encoding phospholipase D-like domain-containing protein encodes MGSRVQSVPERIVRIARRTLLTVFGVQLALAVGMSLVDSYRRRGKKPKPFPVTPPRTVSVGDSTLRTYTYGRDLYADMLAAIDGAQRQILFETYIWKGDEIGERFKAALAAAADRGVEVYCIYDSFANLVVSPRFKRFPSNMKVLRYPLYPAGWRFFDVARYGRDHRKILVVDDHEGFVGGYNIGSAYETEWRDTHVRITGPAVWDLKRAFADFWNLNRRRRIRASERPLLLETASTWEPVIRFHRNVPKLWMFPIRSVYLEAIARSSVRVWMTQAYFTPDQDFADAMKAAARRGVDVRLLVPLKSNHIVADWISRGYFSQLLDAGVRIFRFRDAMVHAKTLTVDGTWSTVGTANIDRLSLQGNYEINVEVFDEAFAQTLEEIFAVDQGNSLELTSAEWEARDLHRKFTEATLAPLRPLL; translated from the coding sequence GTGGGTAGCCGAGTCCAGTCCGTCCCCGAGCGGATCGTGCGGATCGCCCGGCGCACGCTGCTGACGGTGTTCGGCGTCCAGCTCGCCCTTGCGGTCGGCATGTCGCTCGTCGACTCCTACCGTCGTCGCGGGAAGAAGCCGAAGCCGTTCCCGGTGACCCCGCCGCGCACCGTGTCGGTGGGCGACAGCACGCTGCGGACCTACACCTACGGCCGAGACCTGTACGCCGACATGCTCGCCGCGATCGACGGCGCCCAGCGGCAGATCCTCTTCGAGACCTACATCTGGAAGGGCGACGAGATCGGCGAGCGCTTCAAGGCCGCGCTCGCCGCCGCCGCCGACCGGGGCGTCGAGGTCTACTGCATCTACGACAGCTTCGCCAACCTCGTCGTCTCGCCCCGGTTCAAGCGCTTCCCGTCGAACATGAAGGTGCTGCGCTACCCGCTCTACCCCGCCGGGTGGCGGTTCTTCGACGTCGCCCGCTACGGCCGGGACCACCGCAAGATCCTCGTGGTCGACGACCACGAGGGGTTCGTCGGCGGCTACAACATCGGCTCGGCGTACGAGACCGAGTGGCGCGACACCCACGTGCGGATCACCGGACCCGCGGTGTGGGACCTCAAGCGCGCCTTCGCCGACTTCTGGAACCTCAACCGGCGGCGCCGCATCCGCGCCAGCGAGCGGCCACTGCTGCTGGAGACCGCCTCGACCTGGGAGCCGGTCATCCGGTTCCACCGCAACGTGCCGAAGCTGTGGATGTTCCCGATCCGGTCGGTCTACCTCGAGGCGATCGCACGATCGAGCGTCCGGGTCTGGATGACGCAGGCCTACTTCACCCCCGACCAGGACTTCGCCGACGCGATGAAGGCCGCCGCGCGGCGCGGGGTCGACGTACGCCTGCTGGTGCCGCTGAAGTCCAACCACATCGTCGCGGACTGGATCTCGCGCGGGTACTTCTCCCAGCTCCTCGACGCCGGGGTGCGCATCTTCCGGTTCCGCGACGCGATGGTGCACGCCAAGACGCTCACCGTCGACGGCACCTGGTCGACGGTCGGCACCGCCAACATCGACCGGCTCAGCCTGCAGGGCAACTACGAGATCAACGTGGAGGTCTTCGACGAGGCCTTCGCGCAGACCCTGGAGGAGATCTTCGCGGTCGACCAGGGCAACAGTCTCGAGCTCACCAGCGCGGAGTGGGAGGCACGCGACCTGCACCGGAAGTTCACCGAGGCGACGCTCGCCCCGCTGCGCCCGCTCCTCTGA
- a CDS encoding DNA-3-methyladenine glycosylase family protein has translation MSSRTCVWRPGRPCSVRGMLLHRRRGAGDPTYRLDGERHWRGLRTPEGPATLVVWSRPGDGEVHAEAWGPGADWALASVPGLLGDDDDPSGFEPRHPVLVEAARRHGEVRIGRSGLVMESLVPAIIEQKVTGQEAFAGFRMLVHRYGEPAPGPGADRGLWVQPTPDALRTVPSWEWLRMHIDPARSRAVVTAARVAESLERTAGLPHREAERRLRSLPGVGVWTAAETLQRAHGDPDAVSFGDYHVAQDIGWALTGEPFDDDALAEFLDPWRPHRGRVQALVVAAGLRRPRHGPRMAPRTHLPARVTRR, from the coding sequence GTGAGCTCCCGGACCTGTGTGTGGCGTCCCGGCCGGCCCTGCTCGGTCCGCGGGATGCTGCTGCACCGCCGCCGCGGCGCGGGCGACCCGACGTACCGCCTCGACGGCGAGCGGCACTGGCGCGGCCTGCGCACCCCGGAGGGCCCGGCGACGCTGGTGGTCTGGTCCCGGCCCGGCGACGGCGAGGTGCACGCCGAGGCCTGGGGCCCCGGCGCCGACTGGGCGCTCGCCTCGGTCCCGGGGCTGCTCGGCGACGACGACGACCCCAGCGGCTTCGAGCCGCGGCACCCGGTGCTCGTCGAGGCGGCGCGGCGCCACGGCGAGGTCCGGATCGGGCGCAGCGGGCTGGTGATGGAGTCGCTCGTGCCGGCGATCATCGAGCAGAAGGTGACCGGCCAGGAGGCGTTCGCCGGGTTCCGGATGCTGGTGCACCGCTACGGCGAGCCCGCTCCCGGCCCGGGCGCCGACCGGGGCCTGTGGGTGCAGCCGACCCCGGACGCGCTCCGCACGGTGCCGTCCTGGGAGTGGCTGCGGATGCACATCGACCCCGCACGCTCACGCGCGGTGGTCACCGCGGCGCGGGTCGCCGAGTCGCTGGAGCGCACCGCCGGGCTTCCGCACCGCGAGGCGGAGCGCCGGCTGCGCTCGCTCCCCGGCGTCGGCGTCTGGACCGCCGCCGAGACCCTGCAGCGCGCCCACGGCGACCCCGACGCGGTCTCCTTCGGCGACTACCACGTCGCCCAGGACATCGGCTGGGCGCTGACCGGCGAGCCGTTCGACGACGACGCGCTGGCCGAGTTCCTCGACCCGTGGCGCCCGCACCGCGGCCGGGTGCAGGCCCTGGTCGTGGCGGCGGGGCTCCGGCGGCCCCGGCACGGCCCCCGGATGGCCCCGCGCACCCACCTGCCGGCCCGGGTCACCCGCCGCTGA
- a CDS encoding enoyl-CoA hydratase/isomerase family protein, which translates to MALQTTDRNRVRTLTLDRPEALNAFDEALYDATAEALLAAAEDPTVAVVVITGAGRAFSAGTDLLEMHRMATDPDFQRGEHGFIGLVDALADFPKPLLCAVNGIGLGIGTTILGFADLAFMSSTARLKCPFTSLGVAPEAASSYLLPRLVGRQDAAWLLLSAEWVSAQEALAMGLVWRVCEPDDLLPETLRHAEVLAARPISSLVAVKRTMTEPLREGVRAARERENAAFAELMGGPANLEALAAFAEGRAPDFTSLPPGW; encoded by the coding sequence ATGGCCCTGCAGACCACCGACCGGAACCGCGTCCGGACCCTGACCCTGGACCGTCCCGAGGCCCTCAACGCCTTCGACGAGGCGCTCTACGACGCGACCGCCGAGGCGCTGCTGGCCGCCGCCGAGGACCCCACGGTCGCCGTGGTGGTGATCACCGGCGCCGGCCGCGCGTTCAGCGCCGGCACCGACCTGCTCGAGATGCACCGGATGGCGACCGACCCCGACTTCCAGCGCGGCGAGCACGGGTTCATCGGGCTGGTGGACGCGCTCGCGGACTTCCCGAAGCCGCTGCTCTGCGCCGTCAACGGCATCGGGCTCGGGATCGGGACCACCATCCTGGGCTTCGCCGACCTCGCGTTCATGTCCTCCACCGCGCGGCTCAAGTGCCCCTTCACCTCGCTCGGGGTGGCGCCGGAGGCGGCGTCGTCGTACCTGCTCCCCCGGCTGGTGGGCCGGCAGGACGCCGCCTGGCTGCTGCTCTCGGCGGAGTGGGTCTCCGCGCAGGAGGCGCTGGCGATGGGCCTGGTCTGGCGCGTCTGCGAGCCCGACGACCTGCTGCCCGAGACGCTCCGGCACGCCGAGGTTCTGGCCGCGCGCCCGATCTCCTCCCTGGTGGCGGTCAAGCGCACGATGACCGAGCCGCTGCGCGAGGGGGTCCGCGCCGCCCGGGAGCGGGAGAACGCCGCGTTCGCCGAGCTGATGGGCGGCCCGGCCAACCTGGAGGCGCTCGCCGCGTTCGCCGAGGGGCGCGCGCCCGACTTCACCTCGCTGCCGCCCGGCTGGTGA
- a CDS encoding MBL fold metallo-hydrolase: protein MSDWFSVTEVGDGVTLVQEPHVHPFLRSNTWLVRGSRRSVLVDSGLGVVPLRAALPDLLGDPGLVVVLTHAHLDHMGGAHEFDEVWAHPAEPWEQPGRGSLRGPELARVLGGDLDLPASLLEAPPSPAYRPDDYVLHPVRPTRALHDGDVLDLGDRTLEVLHLPGHSPGSIALHDRDRGTLWTGDVLYDDEVLLDGLTGSDPDDYGRSLRRLAALPAGAVGTVHAGHEPSFDGDRMRALLDHHLAR, encoded by the coding sequence GTGAGCGACTGGTTCTCCGTGACCGAGGTCGGCGACGGGGTGACGCTGGTCCAGGAGCCGCACGTGCACCCGTTCCTCCGGTCCAACACCTGGCTGGTCCGCGGCAGCCGCCGCTCCGTCCTCGTCGACTCCGGGCTCGGCGTGGTCCCCCTGCGCGCGGCGCTGCCCGACCTGCTCGGCGACCCCGGCCTCGTCGTGGTGCTCACCCACGCCCACCTCGACCACATGGGTGGCGCGCACGAGTTCGACGAGGTGTGGGCGCACCCGGCCGAGCCGTGGGAGCAGCCCGGCCGGGGCTCGCTGCGCGGCCCGGAGCTGGCCCGCGTCCTCGGCGGTGACCTCGACCTGCCGGCGAGCCTGCTGGAGGCGCCGCCCTCCCCGGCGTACCGCCCGGACGACTACGTCCTGCACCCGGTCCGGCCCACCCGGGCCCTCCACGACGGCGACGTGCTCGACCTCGGGGACCGCACGCTGGAGGTGCTGCACCTGCCGGGGCACTCACCGGGCAGCATCGCGCTCCACGACCGCGACCGCGGCACGCTGTGGACCGGCGACGTGCTGTACGACGACGAGGTGCTCCTCGACGGGCTGACCGGCTCGGACCCCGACGACTACGGCCGCAGCCTCCGCCGCCTCGCCGCGCTCCCGGCCGGCGCGGTCGGCACCGTGCACGCCGGCCACGAGCCGAGCTTCGACGGCGACCGGATGCGCGCGCTGCTCGACCACCACCTCGCCCGCTAG
- a CDS encoding isochorismatase family protein encodes MTTLQDRPHTALVVIDVQNGVLAGAHDRDAVVANVAALVDRARTEEVPVVWVQHSHPEHLPHGSDDWQYVAELKVDEAEPVVHKTYADSFEETDLEQVLAERGIGRLVVAGAQTDECIRATLHGALVRGYDATLVADAHTTEDQSQWGAPTPDLAIAHTNLYWENHRAPGRVAGVVRTADATFA; translated from the coding sequence ATGACGACTCTCCAGGACCGCCCGCACACCGCCCTCGTGGTCATCGACGTCCAGAACGGCGTGCTGGCCGGCGCCCACGACCGCGACGCCGTGGTCGCCAACGTCGCCGCGCTCGTCGACCGCGCCCGCACCGAGGAGGTGCCGGTGGTCTGGGTGCAGCACTCGCACCCGGAGCACCTCCCGCACGGCAGCGACGACTGGCAGTACGTCGCCGAGCTGAAGGTCGACGAGGCCGAGCCGGTCGTGCACAAGACCTACGCCGACTCCTTCGAGGAGACCGACCTCGAGCAGGTGCTGGCCGAGCGCGGCATCGGCCGGCTCGTGGTCGCCGGCGCCCAGACCGACGAGTGCATCCGCGCGACCCTGCACGGCGCGCTGGTGCGGGGGTACGACGCGACGCTGGTCGCCGACGCGCACACCACCGAGGACCAGAGCCAGTGGGGCGCCCCCACGCCCGACCTGGCGATCGCGCACACCAACCTCTACTGGGAGAACCACCGCGCCCCGGGCCGCGTCGCCGGGGTCGTCCGCACGGCCGACGCGACCTTCGCCTGA
- a CDS encoding helix-turn-helix transcriptional regulator yields MSVDGSPTARALLALELLQNSPGITAERLGRRLGVTARAARRYVEILREADIPVESVRGPAGGYRLGRGVRPPPLLFTAPEALGLVMAALDGHHDAADPADPVGSALGKLLGVLPRPVAAQAEALRRTAAPVPDRGASRPDPATTVALVEACAARRRVRLGYRTGSGSERDLEAEPWALVVRYGRWYLLCRSVAADAVRTYRVDRVTSVHVLETGFEPPADLDPVAALEENLAVGWEHDVAVLIDAPLDRVAPCVPRTLGRLEPAGPDATRLVGSTDNPAWYAEQVAGLPAPFRVEGGPELRAAVEALGHRLLASVGISEA; encoded by the coding sequence ATGAGCGTCGACGGCAGCCCCACCGCCCGGGCCCTGCTGGCGCTCGAGCTGCTGCAGAACAGCCCCGGGATCACCGCCGAGCGCCTCGGCCGGCGGCTCGGGGTCACCGCCCGCGCCGCCCGGCGGTACGTCGAGATCCTGCGCGAGGCCGACATCCCCGTCGAGTCGGTGCGCGGCCCGGCCGGCGGCTACCGCCTGGGCCGCGGCGTCCGCCCGCCCCCGCTGCTGTTCACCGCCCCCGAGGCCCTGGGCCTGGTGATGGCCGCGCTCGACGGGCACCACGACGCCGCGGACCCCGCGGACCCGGTGGGCAGCGCTCTCGGCAAGCTGCTCGGGGTGCTGCCGCGCCCGGTCGCCGCCCAGGCCGAGGCGCTGCGGCGTACGGCGGCGCCGGTCCCCGACCGTGGTGCGTCCCGCCCGGACCCCGCGACGACCGTGGCCCTGGTCGAGGCGTGCGCGGCGCGGCGGCGGGTCCGGCTCGGCTACCGCACCGGCTCCGGCAGCGAGCGTGACCTCGAGGCCGAGCCCTGGGCGCTCGTCGTCCGGTACGGGCGGTGGTACCTGCTCTGCCGCTCCGTCGCCGCGGACGCGGTCCGGACCTACCGGGTGGACCGGGTCACGAGCGTGCACGTCCTGGAGACCGGCTTCGAGCCGCCGGCCGACCTCGACCCGGTCGCGGCGCTCGAGGAGAACCTCGCCGTGGGCTGGGAGCACGACGTCGCGGTGCTCATCGACGCGCCGCTCGACCGGGTCGCGCCCTGCGTCCCCCGGACGCTCGGACGGCTGGAGCCGGCCGGCCCGGACGCGACGCGGCTGGTGGGCTCCACCGACAACCCCGCCTGGTACGCCGAGCAGGTGGCCGGCCTGCCGGCGCCGTTCCGCGTCGAGGGCGGCCCCGAGCTGCGCGCCGCGGTCGAGGCGCTCGGGCACCGGCTGCTCGCGTCGGTCGGCATCAGCGAGGCATGA